The DNA segment GTTAAACCAGCGACTACCGCTGTTCTCCAATGCCAGTTGGACCGTCAAACCGGTACCCAATAAAGCTTTCAAATCGAGGGTACCGCTTTCGCTCAACAGTTCCAATTCGTATTCGAACAAGCGGCTGACGGTTTCGTTACCGGTCATCCGATAAAGTGCGAAAACACCATCGCCCAGCGCCGTGGTCACCTTGGCTACACGTTGATCTTGAGAGAGGGACATGTCGAAATCCTAAATGAAACTGTTGAAGAACCGAGCCCGGCGAGTTACCCGATCAATACGGTCGGGTAACCGACGACAATGGTGCCGCCGTGGGCGCAAGTGTCGCCCATACGGGCGGCCGGCATATTGCCAATCAATACTGTCGTGGAACCCATCGCAATGGTATCGGGAGGTCCGACGCAAACCGCCATATCTGTAGCACGGGCAGCGGGCATATTACCGATTAAAACGGTGGGGGCGCCGGGGCCGGAAATCGGCCCGCCCACATGGGGTACCGGTCCGGTGAACATTGGGCAAACATGCATATCGGTCAAGCGTGCGGCGGGCTGTCCCATATCGTCCCTCCGTCAAGCCGCTTGCCAGACCCGGCCGTTACCGCCGTTGGCGATATCGATACCTTGCTCCAGAAAGAACTGGTATTTGTCCTGGGATTTGTCCGGCTGCGTCAGCACCGCGGCCAGCATCACGGCCCCGGCCACAGCCTTACCGGTCAAATTGTCGGCCGGTGGCACGGCCGGCACGTTTTCCGGCGCCATACTGCCTTCACT comes from the Methylomonas sp. EFPC3 genome and includes:
- a CDS encoding PAAR domain-containing protein, yielding MGQPAARLTDMHVCPMFTGPVPHVGGPISGPGAPTVLIGNMPAARATDMAVCVGPPDTIAMGSTTVLIGNMPAARMGDTCAHGGTIVVGYPTVLIG